The following are from one region of the Mauremys reevesii isolate NIE-2019 linkage group 2, ASM1616193v1, whole genome shotgun sequence genome:
- the LOC120397340 gene encoding uncharacterized protein LOC120397340, whose translation MTDCKAFGRCAEELEEAGASPVTCCPVPLEKLPLAQRLRLVERRLQYVGRHLDAVLIPPSVATAAKSQFSYSAMESTTSALWSPSSFSLREAASIQSEPLCHTGEIMPFASWEGSTHPIQAQPLPRHPAHSRQDRGEQTTGLDQTSVHSSDFNIRQKHLQRRLGAPQTPIPGKPFLGEGDTKQQLEVDPDPPKCGFPAKVPEPFRSNTSPQRAQEIQEPCVCPWGPLPQKAHRIMASPDAILARLVPTAVVKLQDHVAQKCWQIQTKAFPKMV comes from the exons ATGACCGATTGTAAAG cttttggacGCTGTGCggaagagctggaggaggctggtgcatccccagtgacgtg ctgccctgtgcccctggagAAGCTCCCCTTGGCTCAGCGCCTCAGGCTGGTTGAGAGGAGGCTACAGTACGTGGGCAGACATCTGGATGCAGTTCTGATACC gccgagtgtgGCGACAGCCGCGAAGAGCCAGTTCTCCTATTCCGCTATGGAATCCACCACTTCTGccctctggagtcccagctccttttccctgagagaagccGCCAGCATTCAGTCGGAGCCCCTCTGCCACACAGGGGAGATCATGCCCTTCGCGAGCTGGGAAGGATCcactcatcccatccaagcccagcctctccccaggcatCCTGCCCACAGCAGACAAGACCGGGGAGAGCAGACCACGGGTCTGGACCAGACTTCAGTCCATAGCTCAGACTTCAACATCCGGCAGAAGCATCTGCAGAGGCGACTTGGggctccacaaacccccatcccggGGAAGCCATTCCTGGGTgagggggacaccaagcagcaattgGAAGTAGACCCAGATCCgcccaaatgtggatttccagcaaaggtcccggagcccttcagatccaacaccagccctcagcgtgcacaggagatccaggagccatgtgtctgcccctggggacccctgccccaaaaggcccacaggatcatggcatcccctgatgccatcctggccaggcTTGTGCCCACAGCGGTGGTCAAGCTGCAGGATCACGTGGCTCAGAAATGCTGGCAGATCCAAACGAAGGCCTTTCCTAAGATGGTGTga